One stretch of Natronobacterium gregoryi SP2 DNA includes these proteins:
- a CDS encoding sulfite exporter TauE/SafE family protein, whose translation MELLGLSLSLLALFVSFGFMVGVLFGFFGMGGSFLITPTLLILDYPASVAIGSGLAFYFGTSVIAVIKHYDVGEVDYRLGAVLFVVLSIGIELGSRLVFALEALGVAELVTGLAYIFLLAGIGLLFLRRAYNLEDDDDDGEDVDDDNIPPIGQKIQSYTVPPMISLTSGGRASLWTISGAGGGVGIVSGLIGVGGGFIRMPAIHYLIGTPLTAAVGTSLFAGLFSGAYGTFTYGMSGSVDLAVVSMLLVGSALGAKIGSAATTVVEENDVIVYFGLMMLFASAGIALSELSEWIGMEGLELVSVLLLVGSSFVVALLILSEVVRTVDVDDSHAQTTSDGGD comes from the coding sequence ATGGAGCTACTCGGACTCAGCCTGTCGCTGCTCGCGTTGTTCGTGAGCTTCGGCTTCATGGTCGGGGTTCTGTTCGGGTTCTTCGGGATGGGCGGGTCGTTCTTGATTACGCCCACCCTGTTGATCCTCGACTACCCCGCTTCCGTCGCGATCGGCAGTGGGCTGGCGTTTTACTTCGGCACCTCCGTCATCGCCGTGATCAAACACTACGATGTCGGGGAAGTCGACTACAGGCTCGGCGCGGTCCTGTTCGTCGTTCTCTCGATCGGGATCGAACTCGGCAGTCGGCTCGTGTTCGCTCTCGAGGCGCTAGGAGTCGCCGAACTCGTCACGGGACTCGCGTACATCTTCCTGCTTGCGGGGATCGGCCTGCTGTTCCTCCGGCGGGCCTACAACCTCGAGGACGACGATGACGACGGTGAGGACGTCGACGACGACAACATCCCGCCGATCGGCCAGAAGATCCAGTCGTATACCGTTCCTCCGATGATCTCGCTGACGTCCGGTGGTCGGGCCTCGCTGTGGACGATCTCTGGGGCGGGTGGCGGCGTCGGAATCGTCTCGGGACTGATCGGCGTCGGCGGCGGCTTCATCCGGATGCCGGCGATCCACTACCTGATCGGGACGCCACTGACCGCCGCCGTCGGGACGAGCCTGTTTGCCGGGCTCTTCTCGGGGGCCTACGGGACGTTCACCTACGGCATGTCTGGCAGCGTCGACCTCGCTGTCGTCTCGATGCTCCTCGTCGGCAGCGCCCTCGGTGCCAAGATCGGCTCGGCAGCGACGACGGTCGTCGAAGAGAACGACGTGATCGTCTACTTCGGGTTGATGATGCTGTTTGCCAGTGCGGGCATCGCGTTGAGCGAACTCTCCGAGTGGATCGGAATGGAGGGACTCGAACTGGTGAGTGTCCTCTTGCTTGTCGGTTCGTCGTTCGTCGTCGCCCTGCTGATCCTGTCCGAGGTCGTTCGGACGGTCGACGTGGACGACTCACACGCACAAACGACGTCCGACGGAGGTGACTGA
- a CDS encoding DUF7512 family protein yields MLGIEGGVAGAVAVVGFILVQAIVLYVAYGWLESIAKTVHARTVN; encoded by the coding sequence ATGCTCGGAATCGAAGGTGGAGTGGCCGGCGCGGTTGCAGTCGTCGGTTTCATCCTCGTGCAGGCGATCGTCCTCTACGTCGCGTACGGCTGGCTCGAGTCGATCGCCAAGACAGTCCACGCCAGAACGGTGAACTGA
- a CDS encoding MBL fold metallo-hydrolase yields the protein MPETISAADLRDRIEANDFDVLFDTRAPEDYEDWRIAEAENVEYSGSDDELVGEFDPDEYETDDDVVVTCASGRSAGLFAESLEEQGFENVAHVENGMEEWSLVYDVVSISTERDDLEILQLQRRAKGCLGYLVGSKRTGKAALVDVTRATDAFESAAAERGYEIARVFDTHIHADHISAGRDLAEKYDVPYHLGGPANTRDPDYDFDGLEPNETVMVGDIAIKAVHTPGHTTGMTSYLVEDEALLTGDTLFVESIGRTELQFAGDDAKDGARVQYQTLQHKIGTMPDHVKILPGHFSVTDCGEYIDVDPGMPMFSTVGDIWAKNEIVQLEEDAFVEHMFDNLPSKPPNYEKVIETNLGVYEPDDEDERNELELGPNRCAATEDSAVADD from the coding sequence ATGCCTGAGACCATTTCGGCAGCAGACCTACGAGACCGAATCGAAGCCAACGACTTCGACGTGCTCTTCGACACGCGAGCACCAGAAGACTACGAAGACTGGCGGATCGCGGAAGCAGAAAACGTCGAGTACTCCGGCAGTGACGACGAACTCGTCGGCGAGTTCGACCCCGACGAGTACGAGACAGACGACGACGTCGTCGTCACGTGTGCAAGCGGTCGGTCGGCCGGACTCTTCGCCGAGTCTCTCGAGGAGCAGGGATTCGAAAACGTCGCCCACGTCGAGAACGGGATGGAAGAGTGGAGCCTGGTCTACGACGTCGTCTCGATTTCGACCGAACGCGACGACCTCGAGATCCTTCAGCTGCAGCGTCGTGCGAAGGGCTGTCTGGGCTATCTCGTCGGCTCGAAGCGAACGGGGAAGGCTGCACTCGTCGACGTCACGCGTGCGACCGATGCCTTCGAAAGTGCCGCCGCCGAACGCGGCTACGAGATCGCACGCGTCTTCGACACCCACATCCACGCCGACCACATCTCCGCGGGCCGAGACCTCGCCGAGAAGTACGACGTACCCTACCATCTCGGTGGGCCCGCGAACACGCGTGATCCCGACTACGACTTCGACGGTCTGGAGCCAAACGAGACGGTCATGGTCGGCGACATCGCCATCAAGGCGGTTCATACGCCGGGCCACACCACCGGCATGACCTCCTACCTCGTCGAAGACGAGGCCCTGCTGACCGGCGACACGCTGTTCGTCGAGTCGATCGGTCGAACTGAACTCCAGTTCGCTGGCGACGACGCGAAAGACGGTGCCCGCGTCCAGTACCAGACGCTCCAGCACAAGATCGGAACGATGCCCGACCACGTCAAGATCCTGCCCGGGCACTTCTCGGTGACCGACTGTGGCGAGTACATCGACGTCGACCCCGGTATGCCGATGTTCTCGACCGTCGGCGACATCTGGGCGAAAAACGAGATCGTCCAGCTCGAGGAAGACGCGTTCGTCGAGCACATGTTCGACAACCTCCCGTCGAAGCCGCCGAACTACGAGAAAGTCATCGAGACGAACCTCGGTGTCTACGAACCCGACGACGAGGACGAACGCAACGAACTCGAGCTCGGACCCAACCGCTGTGCAGCCACCGAGGACAGTGCCGTTGCGGACGACTAA
- a CDS encoding NAD(P)/FAD-dependent oxidoreductase, whose protein sequence is MSTDDGFDYDVVVVGGGPAGLTSALYTTRLSLDTLVIDRGGGRAAMMRETHNVIGITEETSGNELLQTAREQVQGYGADFERGLVESVTPLGDSADDGFRVETGDASYHACRVVLATGFADERPDPPLPPTGRGLHYCLLCDAYMFVDEPVYVMGAGDAAARVAMIMLNYTDAVDLLTRGEDPSWSDETATMLEHHPVDVVTAEIAAMNKSDDGWLESFEFADGQVRAYSGGFLMYGSDYHDEVVEGLDLERTEDGAVAVDDYGRTSVDGVYAVGDLTPGYSQIPIAMGEGANAGITIHKELRAFPRSLEELETDGPVTDADVPALSAALAATAVEHEGHAHSPTEPADE, encoded by the coding sequence ATGTCTACGGATGACGGATTCGATTACGATGTCGTAGTCGTGGGTGGCGGACCTGCCGGGCTGACGAGTGCGCTGTACACGACCAGGCTGTCGCTCGATACGCTGGTTATCGACCGAGGTGGTGGGCGTGCCGCGATGATGCGCGAGACCCACAACGTGATCGGCATCACGGAGGAGACGTCGGGCAACGAACTGTTACAGACCGCTCGCGAGCAGGTCCAAGGGTACGGAGCCGACTTCGAACGGGGACTCGTCGAGTCGGTGACGCCGCTTGGCGATTCGGCCGACGACGGCTTCCGCGTCGAGACGGGCGATGCATCCTATCACGCCTGTCGGGTCGTCCTCGCGACGGGCTTTGCCGACGAACGACCCGACCCGCCGCTGCCTCCGACCGGCCGCGGACTGCACTACTGTCTGCTCTGTGATGCCTACATGTTCGTCGACGAACCGGTCTACGTGATGGGGGCCGGCGATGCTGCCGCACGCGTCGCGATGATTATGCTCAACTACACCGACGCTGTCGATCTGCTCACCCGGGGTGAGGACCCGTCTTGGAGCGACGAGACGGCGACGATGCTCGAGCACCATCCCGTCGACGTCGTCACCGCCGAAATTGCCGCCATGAACAAAAGCGACGACGGCTGGCTCGAGTCCTTCGAGTTCGCGGACGGACAGGTACGGGCCTACAGCGGCGGGTTCCTGATGTACGGCTCTGACTACCACGACGAGGTCGTCGAGGGACTCGACCTCGAGCGGACCGAGGACGGTGCCGTCGCGGTCGACGACTACGGCCGAACGTCGGTCGACGGCGTCTACGCAGTCGGTGACCTCACGCCAGGATACAGCCAGATTCCGATCGCGATGGGTGAGGGCGCAAACGCTGGCATCACGATCCACAAGGAACTGCGAGCGTTCCCGCGTTCGCTCGAGGAACTCGAGACCGACGGTCCCGTTACCGATGCGGATGTCCCAGCACTCTCCGCTGCACTCGCTGCGACGGCAGTCGAACACGAGGGCCACGCACACTCGCCGACAGAACCCGCCGACGAGTAG
- a CDS encoding peroxiredoxin gives MTDESGFPLIGDQFPELEAETTHGTKTIPDDYEGKWFVLFSHPGDFTPVCTTEFVGFEQRREEFEDLNAELIGLSIDRVHSHIKWTEWIDEEIGEEIGFPIIADESGDVADTLGMVHPGQGTSTVRAVFLVDPDGVTRQVLYYPKEIGRNVDEVLRSLEALQTSDEEDVALPANWPENENFGDKALLSPPGTVEEVEARVAEADTAEYESYDWWFTLKEL, from the coding sequence ATGACTGACGAAAGCGGATTCCCGCTCATCGGAGACCAGTTCCCCGAACTCGAGGCAGAGACGACACACGGCACGAAGACAATCCCGGACGACTACGAAGGCAAGTGGTTCGTCCTCTTTAGCCATCCCGGTGACTTCACGCCCGTCTGTACGACGGAGTTCGTCGGCTTCGAACAGCGCCGCGAGGAGTTCGAAGACCTGAACGCCGAGCTGATCGGTCTCTCGATCGATCGGGTACACTCGCACATCAAGTGGACCGAGTGGATCGACGAGGAGATCGGCGAAGAGATCGGCTTCCCGATCATCGCCGACGAGAGCGGCGACGTCGCCGACACGCTCGGGATGGTGCATCCCGGCCAGGGCACTTCGACGGTTCGTGCGGTCTTTCTCGTCGACCCCGACGGCGTCACCCGTCAAGTGCTTTACTACCCCAAGGAGATCGGCCGAAACGTCGACGAGGTACTTCGCTCGCTCGAGGCACTCCAGACGTCCGACGAGGAAGATGTCGCACTGCCGGCCAACTGGCCGGAGAACGAGAACTTCGGCGACAAGGCACTGCTCTCGCCGCCTGGCACCGTCGAGGAGGTCGAAGCACGCGTCGCCGAAGCCGACACAGCGGAGTACGAATCCTACGACTGGTGGTTCACCCTGAAAGAGCTCTAA
- a CDS encoding DUF1641 domain-containing protein: MAQRDQQAAVDGTALENADATEFARTLEEHDKELAELLEMLVVVEELSADLAPELREAAHDSREPIAEVRTALEREEMLVLVQRVGENADTLVELLETLEVVDDLAGDLVPELKTVVRENRETFARLRTALEREETLTLLERLGENEETLIELLELLEVTYDLAEDLVPEAISVVQGNRRSLTELRMIVAGMSHAYADSDLEPYQLGQNLGNMLVLGCQLGDEQLIDSVEAGLGAFTDEEPPKKVGLLGLMGAIFDDDVRQGLGVLLEFLRRMGAERAN, from the coding sequence ATGGCACAACGAGACCAACAGGCAGCCGTCGACGGTACCGCACTCGAGAACGCCGACGCGACCGAATTCGCGCGCACGCTCGAGGAACACGACAAGGAACTGGCCGAACTGCTCGAGATGCTCGTCGTCGTCGAGGAGCTCTCGGCGGATCTCGCCCCCGAACTGCGCGAGGCCGCCCACGACTCCCGGGAGCCGATCGCCGAGGTTCGGACGGCACTCGAGCGAGAGGAGATGCTCGTGCTCGTCCAGCGGGTCGGCGAGAACGCCGACACGCTCGTCGAACTGCTCGAGACCCTCGAGGTCGTCGACGACCTCGCCGGCGACCTGGTGCCGGAGCTCAAGACGGTCGTCCGCGAGAACCGCGAGACGTTCGCCCGGCTCCGGACGGCACTCGAGCGCGAAGAGACGCTCACCCTGCTCGAACGGCTGGGCGAGAACGAGGAGACGCTGATCGAACTGCTCGAGTTGCTCGAGGTGACCTACGACCTCGCCGAGGACCTGGTCCCGGAAGCCATCTCGGTCGTCCAGGGGAACCGACGGTCGCTCACGGAGCTTCGGATGATCGTCGCCGGGATGAGCCACGCCTACGCCGATTCCGACCTCGAACCCTACCAGCTCGGACAGAACCTCGGGAACATGCTCGTACTGGGCTGTCAGCTCGGCGACGAGCAATTAATCGACTCCGTCGAGGCTGGACTCGGTGCCTTCACGGATGAAGAGCCGCCGAAGAAGGTCGGCCTGCTGGGACTGATGGGAGCGATTTTCGACGACGACGTTCGGCAGGGACTGGGCGTCCTCCTCGAGTTCCTCCGGCGGATGGGTGCCGAGCGGGCGAACTGA
- a CDS encoding NAD(P)/FAD-dependent oxidoreductase, protein MTQIAVLGAGSGGAMTANLLRRKLDADEADITVVDKSTEHFYQPSFYLIPFGYLEPDQSEHVDDLLKPGVEFVHDAVVGVDPDEKTVSLEQTADLEYDYLVVTTGHRLDPTATPGLLEAWQETDEVYPFYHYEAALEMRDALENFEEGTFLVTQPDTPIKCPGAPLKLTMLAEDYFRRKGIRDDVEVVMTRNAEHHFGVQPYRDKLYEIWNERDIEFKENVSVEKIDPDAGVVHGADGEKIEYDLYAPVTPQFGQEAITEGSPLTDGSEDGEYVTIDKHTCQHDEYDDVFALGDCENAPHSKTAAAARKQAHVVSKNLTSMIRDKAMLAEYDGYAACPLLTKKGKAMLAEFDYEEPISAPVESKMNWIMDVNVLPSVYWDAWMKGYDPLP, encoded by the coding sequence ATGACACAAATAGCTGTGTTAGGTGCCGGTTCCGGCGGTGCAATGACCGCAAACCTCCTGCGTCGTAAACTGGACGCGGACGAGGCCGATATCACCGTCGTCGACAAGAGTACAGAACACTTCTACCAGCCCTCGTTTTACCTCATTCCGTTCGGGTACCTCGAGCCCGACCAGTCCGAACACGTCGACGACCTCCTCAAGCCAGGCGTCGAGTTCGTCCACGATGCCGTCGTCGGTGTCGATCCAGACGAGAAGACGGTCTCGCTCGAGCAAACCGCGGATCTCGAGTACGACTATCTGGTGGTCACGACCGGTCACCGACTCGATCCGACCGCGACGCCCGGCCTGCTCGAAGCCTGGCAGGAGACCGACGAGGTCTACCCGTTCTATCACTACGAGGCAGCCCTCGAGATGCGCGACGCACTCGAGAACTTCGAGGAGGGAACCTTCCTCGTCACGCAGCCGGATACGCCGATCAAGTGTCCGGGTGCGCCGCTGAAGCTGACGATGCTCGCCGAGGACTACTTCCGACGGAAGGGCATCCGCGACGACGTCGAGGTCGTCATGACCCGCAACGCCGAACATCACTTTGGCGTCCAGCCCTATCGTGACAAGCTCTACGAGATCTGGAACGAGCGCGACATCGAGTTTAAAGAGAACGTCTCCGTCGAGAAGATTGACCCCGACGCGGGCGTCGTCCACGGTGCCGACGGCGAGAAGATCGAGTACGATCTCTACGCACCCGTGACACCACAGTTCGGCCAGGAGGCGATCACCGAGGGATCGCCGCTAACTGACGGCTCCGAGGACGGCGAGTACGTCACCATCGACAAACACACCTGCCAGCACGACGAATACGACGACGTCTTCGCGCTGGGAGACTGTGAGAACGCACCGCACTCGAAGACGGCCGCGGCCGCACGCAAACAGGCCCACGTCGTCAGCAAGAACCTGACATCGATGATCCGTGACAAAGCGATGCTCGCGGAGTACGACGGCTACGCCGCCTGTCCGTTGCTCACGAAGAAGGGGAAAGCGATGCTCGCGGAGTTCGACTACGAAGAGCCAATCTCCGCACCCGTCGAGAGCAAGATGAACTGGATCATGGACGTCAACGTCCTCCCGTCGGTCTACTGGGACGCCTGGATGAAAGGCTACGACCCGCTTCCGTAA
- a CDS encoding rhodanese-like domain-containing protein, which translates to MAEDHTNTPLEELPPSSKFIYKTLSDVGPMTLKALTEETMLSSRTVRYGLDQLEDGGFVDSSPALHDGRQTCYKLDEDVCGVVSNGSPVLVSPEWVEERLSELGRDEPELRLVEADNEYDCGHLPGAVQVDILGDLIDVNGCGIADRRCFEEYVGARGITEDSTIVVYSNHHNQYAAYLYWLFKYYRHTDVRLLDGGKQYWEEIGGRTTTDEPDVTTQEYNAPTPDDRIRAYRTDVEAALSEDVTVVDVRSPAEYQGTVTQPPNKDLPEARTAGHIPGTTHVTWSEIIDENGQFKDATDLKRLFHDRNILPDTETIVYCHVGERSSIVWFVLSELLEYEDVSNYDGSWIEWGNMIDAPIETSVE; encoded by the coding sequence ATGGCGGAAGACCACACTAATACTCCTCTCGAGGAGTTGCCGCCGAGTTCGAAATTCATCTACAAGACGTTGTCCGACGTCGGCCCGATGACGCTCAAGGCGTTGACGGAGGAGACGATGCTTTCCTCGCGGACAGTCCGGTACGGACTGGACCAACTCGAGGACGGTGGCTTCGTCGACTCCTCGCCCGCACTTCACGACGGCCGCCAGACGTGTTACAAACTCGACGAAGACGTCTGTGGCGTCGTTAGTAACGGCTCACCGGTGCTAGTCTCGCCCGAGTGGGTCGAAGAACGACTCTCGGAGCTCGGACGCGACGAGCCAGAGCTGCGACTCGTCGAAGCCGACAACGAGTACGACTGTGGCCACCTCCCGGGAGCAGTCCAGGTCGACATTCTCGGTGATCTCATCGACGTCAACGGCTGTGGAATCGCCGACAGGCGCTGTTTCGAGGAGTACGTGGGTGCCCGCGGCATCACGGAAGACAGTACGATCGTGGTCTACAGTAATCACCACAACCAGTACGCGGCGTACCTCTACTGGTTGTTCAAGTACTATCGACATACGGACGTACGGCTACTCGACGGGGGCAAGCAGTACTGGGAGGAGATCGGGGGCCGGACGACGACTGACGAACCAGACGTTACTACTCAGGAGTACAACGCACCCACTCCGGACGACCGAATTCGTGCCTACCGGACCGACGTAGAGGCTGCACTCTCAGAGGACGTTACGGTCGTCGACGTCCGCTCACCAGCCGAGTACCAGGGCACCGTCACCCAGCCGCCAAACAAAGACCTCCCCGAGGCACGAACGGCGGGACACATTCCCGGCACCACCCACGTGACCTGGTCCGAGATTATCGACGAAAACGGTCAGTTCAAGGACGCGACCGACCTCAAACGACTGTTCCACGACCGTAATATCCTCCCCGATACAGAGACGATCGTCTACTGTCACGTCGGCGAACGATCGTCGATCGTCTGGTTCGTCCTCTCGGAACTACTCGAGTACGAAGACGTCTCGAACTACGACGGCTCCTGGATCGAGTGGGGGAACATGATCGACGCACCGATCGAAACGAGTGTCGAGTGA